From the Acidimicrobiales bacterium genome, the window TTCATGCACGGGCTCCTGCGAGGCACACGGTGGGTCGGAAGGAGTGCAGGCGGGGGGCGGCACAGCCGCCGGCCCGAAGCCTTGCCGAAGACGGTGGGGGCGGCCAACTCGCCGAAGCGCAGGTCACGGGGTGCCGTGGGGGTCGTCCGCGGCCGGCTCCTGGGCCACGAGGGTCCCCTGCATGGTGGTGGGGTGCACGTCGCAGATGAAGGTGTGCTCGCCGGGAGGAGCGTTGATCAGGACCGTCGCGGCGTTCCCACCGGGGATGATCTCCGTGACGGCGTCGTCGAGGCCCTGGATGTGGACGTTGTGCTGGACGGTCTCGTCGTCGTGGTTCTCGAAGACGATCGTCACGTCGGTGTCGGCGTCGAGCGTCACCACCTCCTGGTCGAAGCCGGTCGCGCTCGACGCCGAGATGACGACGTCGGCGTCGGACTCGACGTCAGCGTGGTCGTCGCCGTAGTGGTGGAACTCGCGCTCGCCGGCGACTGCGCCGATGATGCCCCCACCCAGGAGGGCGATCACCCCGAGGACGACGATGCCGCTGATCAGCGAGGAGCTCAGCTGCGGCCGGTTGGCCAGGATCGCGGCGATGCTCAACACGAGGGCGGCGATGAGGATGGCGACCACGGAGGACCCGGTCTGCGGCAGCGCCAGCAGCACCCG encodes:
- a CDS encoding cupredoxin domain-containing protein codes for the protein MITTGAKLWYAIALLAFVAAGVYFVATSGEEYGAIVLAFAGVAAAVLGTTATVVRDGDVAAPAEGATVTEVPHPHALPALWPALSAVGVALTVIGFAAGNAFLYAGLALLGVVLVEWMVQAWAERASSDPGANQGLRNRIMFPLEIPALAVIGFAVVVLAFSRVLLALPQTGSSVVAILIAALVLSIAAILANRPQLSSSLISGIVVLGVIALLGGGIIGAVAGEREFHHYGDDHADVESDADVVISASSATGFDQEVVTLDADTDVTIVFENHDDETVQHNVHIQGLDDAVTEIIPGGNAATVLINAPPGEHTFICDVHPTTMQGTLVAQEPAADDPHGTP